The Oleiphilus messinensis DNA segment ACAACCTGGACCGGCTGGTTCCTGTAGAAAATGCCGCGATGCCTGAACGTACGATTATCCAATGGGACAAAGACGATCTGGAAGCATTAGGCCTGTTGAAAGTGGATGTTCTGGCCTTGGGCATGTTGAGTGCAATTCGCAAAGCCATCGATTATACCCATGCCTATAAAGGCTTTCCCACTTGCCTTGGCGATATTCCGGCGGAAGACCCGGAAGTCTATCTGATGTTACAAAAAGCCGATAACATTGGTGTTTTCCAGGTCGAATCGCGGGCTCAATCCAATATGCTGCCACGCCTGAAACCAGCCTGTTACTATGATCTGGTGATTCAAGTCGCCATTGTCCGTCCGGGCCCCATTCAGGGCGATATGGTACACCCTTACCTCCGACGCAGAAGCGGCCTTGAAACCCCGACCTACCCCACTGCAGAAATAAAAGAAACACTGGAGCGCACGCTGGGTGTTCCAATCTTTCAGGAACAGGTCATCAAACTCGCCATGGTTGCCGCAGGTTTTAGTGCCGGAGAGGCAGATCAATTAAGACGTGCCATGGCTAACTGGAAACGCAATGGAAAACTCAAACCGTTTCAGCAAAAACTCATTGAAGGTATGACAGCGCGCGGTCACTCTGCCGATTTTGCCCAACGTATATGCAACCAGATTAGCGGGTTCGGAGAATATGGCTTCCCGGAATCCCATGCAGCCAGCTTCGCCCTGCTGGTATACACCTCATCATGGTTGAAATATTACGAACCCGCAGCCTTTTGCTGTGGCCTGCTGAACAGCCAGCCAATGGGTTTTTACTCACCATCACAACTGGTTCAGGATGCAATACGACACGATGTCATCGTATTGCCTGTCGAGATTAACAGCAGTCATTGGGATCACCATCTGGTACCGGGTTTAAAGAATGCCCATGGCCAGCCAGCGATTCGCCTCGGTATGCGTTTAGTCAAGGGCTTGCCCCAGGAAGCCGTAAAACACCTGATACAAAACCGTCCTGATACAGGCTATCCGTCATTGTCTTCAATCCATAAACACTCCGGGCTATCCTCACATGACCTGGAAAAACTCGCAAGCGCCGGAGCTTTTCAAATACTCAGCGGTCACCGTTATCAAGCCCGCTGGGATATACTGGAACACCACAAGCCTATGGCACTGCAGCCCGCCTGCAACACCTCCAGAGACAGCACCTCCAGTGACAGCCACAACAGTCTGACGAATAATCAGGTTGCTAATTATTGTTTACCTGCCCCGTCCGAAGGGGAAAATATACTTGAAGACTACACCAGCCTTGGCCTGACTTTGGGAAAACACCCTCTGGCAATACTCAAACAAAAGGGTTTTTTCAAACATTGCAAATCATCCCGGGAACTCTTGAATGTCCCTCATAAAACCCTCGTCCATGTTGTTGGGCTCGTTGTCGGGCGTCAACGACCGGGAACGGCTACCGGGGTCACCTTTATGACATTGGAAGATGAAGCGGGCAGCATTAATGTTGTCGTGTGGCTTGCAACAGCCCGAGCCCAGAGAAAAGCACTTTTAACATCACAATTAATGCAGGTTTCAGGTCTGCTGGAGAGAGAGGGCGATATCATTCACATCATTGCCGGACGCATGATCAACCTGAATACCTGTTTACAGCATATTAGTGAACAGGCATCCTGGAAATTGAAATCGAGGGACTTCCACTAGCACAGATAATCAGGGCGTATTAACCGCACCACTACTGGCCAGGGCTTTGGCATGATAGGGAGAACTGGTCCAAAACAGCACCTTCTCCAGAAGTTCTTCCTGTTTGACCGGCTTGGCAATAAAATCATTCATTCCCGCTTGCAGGCATTTTTCTTTTACCTGCTCCTGGACATTCGCGGTGAGCGCTACAATTGGAAGATTGCGATCCCCCAATTCATTGCGAATTCGATAGGCTGCCGCATAGCCGTCCAATACAGGCATATGAACATCCATTAAAACAAGATTGAAATTATCCTGACGCACTTTTTCGACCGCCTCATGCCCGTCTGAAGCAATTTCTACCTGCATCCCCATGGAAAGCAGGAAATCCTCAACGATAACCCGATTAACCTCCAGATCATCAACCAGTAAAATTCTTCGGTTGGAAATATCAGCCGCTAACGTCTGCGTTGTCAGGGGAACTTCATTACTGGATACCAGAGAGAGATCCTCGAGTACAGGAAGTTTGGCTCTAAACGTAAATACCGTACCTTGCCCGACCCGACTTTCCACTCTGATATCCCCTTGCATGAGTTTGGCTAAATGATTCGAAAGCGCCAAACCAAGCCCCGTGCTTCGCGGCAGCCCGGATTCACTGCCCTCACCAAGGCTTACAAACGGGGCAAAAAGCATATCCACAATCTCCGGCGCTATACCAACACCGGTATCGGACACACTGACCAGCACATAAGCCTCCGAGTCGATAATGTTTTCTTCCTGAAGCATGATCGAAACCTTGACCTGTCCATTAAATGTAAACTTCAGGGCATTTGATACCAGGTTAAATACGATTTGTTTAAAGCGCAGCGGATCTGTTCGAACACAAGTAGGCAAAAATGGATCGACTTCAATGTCGAAGGCAATCCCTTTCTCCTCAAACTTTTGCGCAAACACCGAATTCAATTCCGGTACCAACGACTGCAGACGACAAGGAATAGGATTCAGATCAAGCTCATTGGTTTCCGCTTTGGAAAAGTCGAGAATATCGTCCAACACACCCAGCAGTGAATTGGAAGCAACATGGATATCATTCATGTACTGGCTGACTTTTGGTGAATTCGGGTTCGACTTGACCAATTCACTTAACCCCACGATGGCATCAAGGGGCGTTCTGATTTCATGGCTCATGGTTGCCAGAAACTGGCTTTTCCCGGCATTGGCTTCATCGGCTTTAGCCTTAAGCGCCATAATTTCCTCGGTGCGTTTTCTAACCCTTTGTTCCAATTCAACATTCATTGAGTTTATACGGGTTTGTATTTCGTCGCGCATGAGCAAACTGGAGTTGGATGAATCAATGAGCCGATTCAGTTCGACAGCCAGAAGTTTAAACTCGCCATAAAGCCCATCATCACTATTAACTTTCTTTTCAATCGGGTGAGAGAACTCTAACGAATCAAGGAAGCGTAGCAATTTAGTCGCCGGTAGCGTCAATGAACGGTAGAAAAGTAAAAAAAGCAGAAGCGCCAATAAGGTATTCTTGACCACCCCGGCACATAAAACAATAACCGAACGCTTGAGAAATGCGACACCGTCAAGATGAGGATCCGAATAAATCACCATCATCCCGACCAAACGTTGCTTCTCGGGGTTTGCACCATACAGCGGGATCTCGATTTCAGACCGCTCACCAAATAACATGGCTGTCGCCCAGCGAAAATCACTGATCAAAGGGTCTTTTTTCTCGGTCGCGACAACCTCCCCTCCGTCTGAAACCAGTTTGACTTCAGTGATTTGTGGATAGGTGAACAACCCTTCGATAATACGCACGGCTCCAATCCGGTCCAGATTCCAGACCGCTTCTGCAGCTGGCGCCGACGCGGTTTGAATAATCGACCCCAGCGTGGCTTCAAGCTCATGCTGCCGGATAATATAATCGTAGGCAATTTGCGCCAGACTAATAAGGATACCCAGCCCGCAGGCAACCAGCACCGCCATTTTCACCTGTCGAAAAGCAATTTTTTCTGTTAGCTTGAGTGGCATTATCATTCCATTCTTGTTTTGTCTATTAGTGTAGCCCGGATTTATCAGAATAGCCTGATGACTCAATAGAAAACAAAGGGATTTAGGAGAGAAAAAATGATCGAAACAGACGGTTACATCTGCAGAAAATTCATCGTGAAAGGAAAAGTACAAGGTGTGTGGTTTCGGGTTTCCACCCAACGACAAGCCCAACAACTCGATATTACCGGTTACGCTAAAAACCTGGCAAATGGCAATGTTGAAGTGGTCGCCTGTGGCAGCGCCACTGCAGTGGAAAGACTGATGCAGTGGTGTGCGACAGGTCCGGAACTCGCTGAAGTGGAAGCATTACATGAGGAAGTGACTGAACAACAGGAATTTCCCGGTTTTGCAACGCTTTAAACGACTCGGTCAAGCCCGAGTCTTTATCTGAACTGTAATTGGCGCTGAACTAAAAATAATAACTCAGCTCCAGTTGCACATAATCATCCTTGCGCAAGGGTGTAAG contains these protein-coding regions:
- a CDS encoding error-prone DNA polymerase, which produces MDFSRLIRFLVCTRMVFLIVGSTYMDYVELHCLTNFSFLRGASHPEELVEQAITLGYKGLAITDECTLAGVVRAHAALKQRQQENRQPLQLLIGTELCLQDYNGTFIILVTDREGYAELCRFITLARRAASKGEYQADSQMLMDTIKRNLLLWSPPYPCSQKLDGPFTDNSPFTNNCPFTNIKFQNAFKGRSWLLAERFLDNKDHIYLHNLSKLSEATQTPIACAGDVHMHIPGRKPLQDVLTATRLGATLQQAGKKLHANYEKYLRSLTKLEKIYPEAWRRETTKIAALCHFSLDELRYEYPKDLVPETLTPTQYLHQLVSTGELQRFGEHTPKPIKALIDKELQLIQALHYEHYFLTIYDIVAFAKRQGILCQGRGSAANSVVCYCLGITEVDPTKIHLLFERFISKERNEPPDIDVDFEHERREEVIQYIYQRYGRHRAALAASVVTYRGKSAIRDVGKALGLDLAYLDQLVRAIDWRDKTPHWSDQLRQALAIGTLQQDQDSAPTPGDHLVELVKQLVGFPRHLSQHVGGFVIAADNLDRLVPVENAAMPERTIIQWDKDDLEALGLLKVDVLALGMLSAIRKAIDYTHAYKGFPTCLGDIPAEDPEVYLMLQKADNIGVFQVESRAQSNMLPRLKPACYYDLVIQVAIVRPGPIQGDMVHPYLRRRSGLETPTYPTAEIKETLERTLGVPIFQEQVIKLAMVAAGFSAGEADQLRRAMANWKRNGKLKPFQQKLIEGMTARGHSADFAQRICNQISGFGEYGFPESHAASFALLVYTSSWLKYYEPAAFCCGLLNSQPMGFYSPSQLVQDAIRHDVIVLPVEINSSHWDHHLVPGLKNAHGQPAIRLGMRLVKGLPQEAVKHLIQNRPDTGYPSLSSIHKHSGLSSHDLEKLASAGAFQILSGHRYQARWDILEHHKPMALQPACNTSRDSTSSDSHNSLTNNQVANYCLPAPSEGENILEDYTSLGLTLGKHPLAILKQKGFFKHCKSSRELLNVPHKTLVHVVGLVVGRQRPGTATGVTFMTLEDEAGSINVVVWLATARAQRKALLTSQLMQVSGLLEREGDIIHIIAGRMINLNTCLQHISEQASWKLKSRDFH
- a CDS encoding response regulator — its product is MPLKLTEKIAFRQVKMAVLVACGLGILISLAQIAYDYIIRQHELEATLGSIIQTASAPAAEAVWNLDRIGAVRIIEGLFTYPQITEVKLVSDGGEVVATEKKDPLISDFRWATAMLFGERSEIEIPLYGANPEKQRLVGMMVIYSDPHLDGVAFLKRSVIVLCAGVVKNTLLALLLFLLFYRSLTLPATKLLRFLDSLEFSHPIEKKVNSDDGLYGEFKLLAVELNRLIDSSNSSLLMRDEIQTRINSMNVELEQRVRKRTEEIMALKAKADEANAGKSQFLATMSHEIRTPLDAIVGLSELVKSNPNSPKVSQYMNDIHVASNSLLGVLDDILDFSKAETNELDLNPIPCRLQSLVPELNSVFAQKFEEKGIAFDIEVDPFLPTCVRTDPLRFKQIVFNLVSNALKFTFNGQVKVSIMLQEENIIDSEAYVLVSVSDTGVGIAPEIVDMLFAPFVSLGEGSESGLPRSTGLGLALSNHLAKLMQGDIRVESRVGQGTVFTFRAKLPVLEDLSLVSSNEVPLTTQTLAADISNRRILLVDDLEVNRVIVEDFLLSMGMQVEIASDGHEAVEKVRQDNFNLVLMDVHMPVLDGYAAAYRIRNELGDRNLPIVALTANVQEQVKEKCLQAGMNDFIAKPVKQEELLEKVLFWTSSPYHAKALASSGAVNTP
- the yccX gene encoding acylphosphatase, producing the protein MIETDGYICRKFIVKGKVQGVWFRVSTQRQAQQLDITGYAKNLANGNVEVVACGSATAVERLMQWCATGPELAEVEALHEEVTEQQEFPGFATL